From Fulvivirga lutea:
GGCTTGAAGCTGCGAAATACTGTGGCTGCAGCAGCAGGTGGCAATCCGGTAGAAATTGAGTATGAAGTGGTAGGTGTAGTGAAGGACTTTCATTACATGTCGCTAAGAGATGAAATAAGCCCATTTGTGATTTTAAGTACAGAATCGCAGGCTTTTGGAGGAGCTGGGTTTTTAACTGCCAGAATTAAAGGTGAGAATATGCAAGATGCATTGGCATCCATTGAAAATAAATGGAAAATGTTTTCTCCGGAAGACCCTTTCAAATACAAATTTTTGGATGATGAATTAGATAAACAGTACAAGTCTGAAGCAAACTCAGGGAAAATATTTGGTCTTTTTGCTGCTTTAGGAATTATCATTGCCTGTGTAGGCCTGTTTGGGCTTGCAGCTTACATGGCCGGACTAAGAACAAAGGAAATAGGAGTGAGAAAGACTTTAGGAGCATCGGTATCGGGTGTGGTGTTATTGCTGTCGAAAGATTTCACTAAACTTATATTAATAGCGCTATTAATTGCTGTACCTGTGAGTTATTATTTTATGAATGAGTGGCTGAGCAATTTTGCCTACAAAACAGGAATAAGTGCACTCACTTTTATAATTTCAGGTGGCCTTGCACTAATTATTGCATGGCTTACTGTGGGTTATCAAACATTAAAAGCGGCTTTGGTAAATCCTGTAAAATCACTTAGAAGCGAATAAAAAGATAATTTCTATCCATCATCAATTGTTGATGATGGATAGAAATTCGTTATCGGCAATGATCCTTTCTACCCATAACCTGTACTGTTCACCAGAAGGATGAAGTCCATCGTCTGCTACTAATTCGGGCTTTTCCAGTCCATCTCTAGAAATATCAGTAATGAAATAGTATTTAATGCCATTTTCTTCAGCAATGCGCTTGTTAATTTCATTATAAGCATCAATCTCATGAGATATCTTGGCTTGGTTTGACTGGCCGAATGGTGTAAAGCCATAGTCAGGAATGGAAACTACAATCACATTATTTTTATTACCACCAGCATAGCCAATGGCGCGATTTAATAATTTTTCAAATTCATCTGGATATTCTTCGATAGGATAACCACGATATTGGTTATTAACTCCTATTAAAAGTGAAACAAGATCAAAGCTTGCATCCAGCTCTTCTTTAACTAAGGCATTACCTAAATCTTGCGTTGTCCAACCTGTTCGGGCGATAATTTTCGTTTCTACAACTAAATTCGAATTGACTTTTGTTATTTCATTAGCCAATTGAACGGGCCATCTTTTATCCTCTGCAACACTTTCGCCTATGGTGTAGGAGTCGCCCAAAGCAAGAAATGCAAATGGTATTTCTTCGTTCTCAACTAAAGAATCAGAATCTGTGGTTTCAGTCTCCAATTCTTGTTCGATTACAGGCCTAGTTTCATCTTCTGAACCTTCAGAACAAGCTAAACCAAAAAGAATGAGACTTGAAAGTATGGTTGTTTTAATCATAGTACCTAAACAATGGAATCATTGATTAGTTAGTTCGATGATGTTTGATGTGCTAATTAGGGCAGATTATTCAAATTAAGTTGTTTATAAATTTCTTCTGCCTGGTTTTCGGTAGCCTCTGTGACCATAACGGTTATAATATATCTTTCTTTGAATCCAACCACTAACTCACTGGTGTTATCTTCCTTCTGGAATGCCAGCCAACCCTGCGCATTGTCGTAAGAAACACCATACGCTTTTTGCTCATCATCTTCATACTTCATTCCAGCACTCCATGCCATAGCAGCACTCGTGTAAAGTGCTGAGGCACCCTGATAATCCATAATGGCAATTTCCAGCTGAGAATCCCCTTTTTCATATCTTGCTGATGCTGTGGAATAGGACATTCCACTCATTTCAAAACTACTTCCTTCAATTTCGTCAACAAGTTGGTAGCCTTTAATGGTAGAGGGTATTGATTTTTGAAGCTCTTTGTAATCAGCGGCTTTTTCTTGTGCTATTACCATCATTCCAAACGACAGCAAAAGCATGGTAGTAAATAATGATTTCATTTTTTAAACTATTTGTGCAATAGTAATTAAAATCTAGTGTTTATACCCTTTAATCGTGTCAATGAAAAATTTCACTTTGTGTGGATCAGTATCTGGGTAAACGCCATGGCCAAGATTAGCAATATGCCTGGTAGGACCAAATTGAACCAGCATTTTTTCCGCCTCTTCTTTAATTCGTTCTTCTGAACTGTAAAGTACGCATGGATCAAAATTCCCTTGAAGTGTCTTGTTTTCACCAATCAATTTTCTTGATTCACGTATATCCATACACCAATCTAATCCTACAGTATTGCAATTAATTTTACCAAACCATTCACGGGCGAAGTAAGCATCTTTGGCAAATACTGTCTTTGGAACTTTATCAACGGCATCACAAATCTGCTGTATATATCTGAGTGAAAACTCTTTGTATAATTCCGGACTCAATATTCCTGCCCAACTATCAAATATCTGAATCAAATTGGCACCTGCTTCCACTTGCCCTTGTAAATAGTTGATGGTACTATTTGTGATCATTTGCAACAACTCATGCGAAAGTTGTGGCTCGGAGTAAAGCATTCTTCTCGCCTTTGAAAATGTTTTACTTCCACCACCTTCAATCATATAGGCAAAAATGGTCCAGGGAGCACCAGCAAATCCGATGACGGGTACTCGACCATCCAACTCCTTTTTGGTTACGCTGATGGCATCTATGGTATATTGAACGTCACTGGCTTCAGCTACTTTCAGTCTCTTTACATCGCTGAGAGACTTAACTGTTTCAGGGAAATGGGGGCCTCGTTTTTCGACCATTTCATACTTGAGACCCATAGCTTCAGGTATAACTAAAATATCACTGAAAATAATGGCTGCATCGACACCTAGAATATCTACAGGCTGAATGGTTACTTCAGCTGCCAACTCAGGGGTTTCTACCAGTTCTTTAAATCCACTAAGCGAATTTCTGACGGCACGATATTCTGGTAAAATTCTACCTGCCTGCCTCATTAGCCAAACAGGAGTTCTTTCTGTTTTTTCACCATTAATTGTGCGGAGAATTAAGTCGTTTTTTAAGGCCATGCACAAAGATAGTAGCCATTTTTATAACGACCTTTTTTTAACCAAATTTGTTTGATGCAGCTTGCTATAAAGTATTTGATCGTCACTTTTTTCACCATCCTTTTTCTACAATGTGATTCATTTCTACAAAGAGAAATTCATCCTAAATACAAAGACTACGATACGTTAAAAGTACCCTACACTTTATATGCTCCAAAATCAAAAGTGAAACTCCATTGGGACTTGGAAGAAGTTTCTGGTCTTTCTTATTACATGGGAGGTCAATTACTGGCCGTAGAGGATGAAACTGGAAATGTATATGTGTTGGATGCTGAAACGGGAGATGTAAATCAAAAAGTTAAGTTTAATAAGGGTGGTGATTATGAAGGGGTGGAATATGATGGTGTTAATGTTTGGGTGATGGAAAGTGATGGAACGTTCTATTCTTTTCAGATTGAAAACAGTGAGGCTGACAATGTTCGAGAGTATAAGAGTGCATTTAGCTCTAAAAACGATCTTGAAGGGCTGGGGTATATTCGTGGAAATCTTCTAGTTGCAGCCAAAGGTGAAGGAACCATTGCAGGAGTAGAAAATAGTGGTAAGGGTGTTTATACTATAAAGAATAATGACCCAGTACCATTTTTATTTATTGAAAGAGATACGTTGGAGAATTACATTAAGGGCCGAGATCATTTTTATGAGATTAGGGATTTTGATCCTTCCGGGATAGCAATTCATCCACTTAATAATGATATTTATATATTGTCGGCTGATCATATATTAGTGGTTTACACCTCGGATTTAAAACTAAAAGAAGTGGTAAAATTAGACGGGGTTTTAATGGAGCAGCCTGAAGGAATATGTTTTTCACCCGAAGGTGTATTATATATTTCCAGCGAAGGGAACGATAGCAGGGGAGAGTTGTTTATTTTTCATTACTTAAGTACATCTTCAAAGGAATAAATATTCATGAAAGCATTTTCAGTAATTTTTTGTGTTTTTCTTGGTGTTTTTACATTCATTCAATCTACCGCACAGAAACAGGTTTCTTATACTTTGTACCTTGTGGGTGATGCGGGTAAAGTTACTGATGGCCAGACAAGCAACTTTCAGGTTATTTCCGAACAGATAAATGGCCAAAACGAGGGCCTTGTTTTTCTTGGTGATAACATTTATCAGCAAGGCATGCCAACTGCTCAAAGTGAGTCAAGGATAGCAGCTGAAGAGGCCATTAATGCTCAGATTGAACTGGCAAAAAAATTCAATGGAAATGCCTATTTTATTCCGGGTAATCACGATTGGGCTCAAGGCCGAAAAATCGGTTGGGATCAGGTGCAGCGTCAAGAAGATTATGTAGAAGACCGATTGGACAGTGCCAATGTGTTTATTCCAAATGATGGCTGTCCCGGGCCTGTGGAGGTGAATCTTTCTGATGAATTATTATTGGTAATTATCGATACGCAATGGTTTCTTCATGGGTGGGATAAACCAACGAATGAAATAGGTGGCTGCGATTTCAATACTCCGCTTGATGTGCTATTGGCACTCGATCAGATATTAGCATTAAATACACACCGAAAAGTAGTCGTGGCAACGCATCATCCAATGTATACCTATGGCGAGCATGGTGGAGTTTTTCCATTCAAACATTTTTTAATGCCACCTGTAGTTGGCGCTTTTTATCCATTTTATCGGGCAGTTTTTGGTAGCGTGCAGGATATACCGAATCCTAAATATAAAGGCATGCGAAATGCCTTGGTAGAAACATTGGAACAATACCCTAATGTTATCCATGTCGCAGGTCATGAACATTCTTTACAATATTCATTCAACAATTCGATCCACTATATAGTCAGTGGTTCTGGCAGCAAGACAACTTATGTGAAGAAAAAAGGCTTTGCCGAGTATGCTGAATCTGTTAATGGCTTTGCTAAGTTGCTGTTCTACTCTGATGGGGAAGTAAAGGTTGAGTATTGGAGGCATGATGGTAGTAAAGCTTTCTCAAAATCTTTGATGAACAAACCGTATGCACCAAAACTTACGGGAGAAGAATTTGCCAAAAAGTACGATTTGGAAGATAGCGTGTATGTGACTCATGCAAGCGACCAGTATGAAGCTGGAAAAGGACATAAACGTCTCTTTGGGGCTAATTACAGAGATGTTTGGCAGCAGGATTTAGAAGTTCCTGTTTTTGATATAGGTACAGAGCATGGCGGGCTAAAGATCGTACAACGAGGTGGTGGGCAGCAAACAAAATCGCTCCGTTTAGAAGCAAAAGACGGTAAACAGTATGTACTTAGGTCCATAGAAAAATTTGCTGCTGGTGCCATCCCTCCTTTTTTGAGAAATACTTTTGCTCAGGATTTGGTGCAAGACCAGATTTCTGCATCGCACCCATATGGCGCATTTGTAGTACCATATCTTGCCGAAGCCGCAGGAATTTATCATACTAACCCACAATTGGTTTTCATCCCGGATGATCCTCGTTTTGGAAAGTACCAGGCAACATTCGCCAACACGTTGGCTCTCTATGAAGAGCGGCCATCCAAAGACTGGTCAGATGCCGACTTTTTTGGAAACTCACCAGATATTGAAAGTACTTCTAAGGTATTGGAGAACCTGCAGGAAGACAATGATCATTATGTGGATCAGAAGTTTGTTGTGAAGTCGAGGTTATTTGATATGATCATTGGTGATTGGGACAGGCACGATGATCAGTGGCGCTGGTCAGAAATTGATGAAGGTAAGGGTAATAGGTATCGTCCAATTCCGCGTGATAGAGATCAGGTATTTTTCGTAAATGAGGGGTTTTTCCCAGGTATTTGGAAACGCAAATGGGCACTGCCAAAGTTTGAAGGCTTCGATGAAGATATTGATTGGCCCTCGGGTCTTTCCTTTAACGCCAGATACTTCGATAGGTCTTTCCTGACCGGATTGGAAAGGGAAGATTGGATTGAAGCTGCTGAACAATTGAAAAGAGATTTAACCGATGAAAAAATTGAATCCGCTATTAAAAAATGGCCTAAACCTATTTATGATTTGCATGGTGAAAGGGTTATCAGAAGACTAAAGGCAAGAAGAGATAATATCACTGAATCTGCCATTAGCCATTATCTTTTTCTTGCCAAAGAAGTGGATGTGGTTGGGAGCGACAAGCATGAGAATTTTGTGGCCACGCGATTACCAAATGGCGATGTGCATGTTCAAGTAAGAAAAATGAAAAAAGATGGTGATAAGAAGCATACCATCTTTGAGCGCACTTTTAAGTATGACGAAACAAAGGAAATCCGACTTTATGCCTTGGGAGGTGATGACGAAATTGAAATTGAGGGTGAAAGTCCTAAAGGAATAAAGATCAGAGTAATTGGTGGTGATGGTGATGATGAACTGGATGATGACTCCAAAGTGGGCGGATTTGGTAAGAAAAATATCTTTTATGACACCAAAGAGGGTAATAAGTTAAAGTTGAACTCAGAAAGTAAAAACAGATTATCTAACAATGAGGATGTTAATAACTATAACCGTAAGGCATTTCAGTATAATGTATTGATGCCATTGCTCACTGGTAATTTTAACCCCGATGACGGTGTTTATCTAGGTGGAGGATTCGTTTACACTAATCATGGTTTTAGAAAAGAGCCATTTAAATCGAAGCACAAAGTATTAGGTAGCTATGCTATAAATACCCAGGCCTATAATTTTAATTACCTGGGACAGTTTACTGATGTTATTCGTAAGTGGGACCTGGAAACAAACGTAAGTTTTTTGGTGCCTAATTTTGTTAATAACTTCTTTGGTTATGGAAATGAATCCAAGTTTGATCAAGATATAGATGAAACCGTTGATGTAAACAGAGCTATTGACTATTATCGACTAAGATTTGAGGAAATATCCTATGAAGTTGGCTTTTTCCGCCCCATTGGTTCTCTCGCCAGAATAGGAATAACTCATGACTTTGTCAGCTGGGAATTAGATCAGGGTGCCAATGAAAATCGCTTTGTAACCGATGTTTTTCTCCCTAATACCAATTTAGAGAACGAGCAAACGGTTAATTACATGGGTGGTGGTTTGAGATTAGATGTTGATACTCGGAAGAATATAAAGAACCCCGTTTCAGGCCTTTTATGGACTAATAAAATCAATACACTCTATGGTATCGATGATGCTACAGATGATTTCCATCAGTATAATACCGAGTTGTCGGTTTATCATAGTTTTAAAATACCCGCTAAGCTCACTTTTGCAGCACGAGTTGGCTGGGGTATTAACTTTGGCGACTATCCATTTTTCAGAGGGCAAACGTTAGGTGGTAGAGAGCAAATAAGAGGGTATCGAAAAACTAGATTTTACGGTGATGAAGCATTTTTCTCCAATGTAGAGGCTCGATTGAAACTGTTTAGTGTGAAAGGCTACATCCTACCGGCTACGGTTGGTATTCTCGGCTTTCATGATGTTGGTAGAGTTTGGGTGGATGGAGAGAACTCAGACAAATGGCATCGTGGCATAGGTGGTGGAATATGGATTGAACCTTTCAACTTAACAGTATTGTCATTCGAAGTAGGCGCATCCGAAGAAGAGACATTGGCTTATGTAAGAATGGGATTCCTATTTTAAAATATTCTTAATATTACTTTAATAATTTATAATTAGAGTTTTCTTATTTATTTGAATTCCTACCGACCAGATTGTTTTAAATAAGGCCTTTGAGCGTTATCTTGTAACTTAGTGTTTAAACATTATTTAGCAATACTGTCTTTTTGTGCTTTGTTAGTTTGCCATTCGGGCAATCTAAGGGGGCAATTCATTAAAATAGATAGCCTAAAATCTTTATTACAAACAGACTTGCCCGACTCACAGCGCGTTAAGATAACGTATACGTTAGGTAGAGAATTGGTTTATGTAGACGATAATGAAGCGATGAAGTTTGCTAAATTATCGGAGCAAATTGCAAAAGAAATTAATAGTGATATTGATCTGGCCTATTCCTACCGTATTCAATCTTCCATTTACGCTGCTCAAGGATTGTTTTCATTATCAACGGAGATGGGACTTAAAGCCAGGCAGATTTTTGAGCAACAAGGCGATTTACAGGGCCTGGCAAATAACCACATCACTATGGGTAACTTATACAGGTTACAAGGCCTGCATTCCAAATCGGCAGAGTATCACAGACTTTCACATAACTATTTTAAAGCAAACGGACCTGAGTACAGATACGCCATAACATGCTTAAATTATGGAGAAGCCCTGTATTATTTGGATAGCCTCGATAAAGCCAAAAAATTACTACATACTTCCATTATTATTAATGATAAAATTGGAAATGAGTTAGCCCAAACATTTTCATTCAAAGCAATGGGTCTAATTTATTCTAAGGAGCAGGATTATGATTCCGCCAAATACTACTTATCAAAAGCGATTGAAATTTCAGATAAACTAGGAAGCAATTCCCAAAAGCAGGCGACACTTGAATCTTTTATTAACCTGGCAAAGATTTATGAAAAAGAAAATAATTTGGAAGAGGAGCTAAAACTTTTGAAAAGAAGTTTAATGTACGCTCAAAATTATAGTCTAAGTAAAGAGCTTTCTAACATTTATTTCAGACTCGTTGAGTTATATATGACTACCAAAAATTATGAATATGCGGAAGAGTATATGAGTAAGTACAGAAGATTATCAGATTCAATGAAATCAGCATCACGGTCAGATATGGAAGGACTAATAGACGCGGCTTATAATTCTTTAAGAACAAATCTTGAAAATGAATATTTATTAAAGGAAAAGCAGATTTCTGAAGATGTTATAGCCTATCAAAAGAAATTGATATTTACTATTGGATTTCTAGCTCTTATAGCTGCCGCTTCAGTCATTTTCGTTCTGATTAGTTTTAGAAAATTAAAGAAATCGAATACCCAACTTGAAATTCAAAAAGAGCAAATAAAGAATAAGTCTGAAGAGTTAGAAGAATTGAATGCTACGAAAGATAAAATGTTTTCTGTGGTATCTCATGACATGCGGAGCCCACTCCACTCACTCTTAGCATTTTCAGATTTGGTGACCAAACATTATGACAGTATGAGCAAAGAAGAAGTAGCTGAAATGATAGGTCAATTAAAAACAAATGTAGACGCAACATTAAAAATGACCGAAAACCTGATTGAGTGGGCAAAACTGCAAATGCAAAATGTTAAAACCGAACCTGTCGAATTCGATTTGAATGGGGTATTGGACGAATTGGTGAGCGTTTTCCAAAGTGTGGCAGAGCAAAAAAATATAGTTTTATCACTTGAGAAATCAGAGAACAGCATAGTGAAGGCTGATAAGGATCAATTGAGTATCATCATCAGAAACTTACTCAATAATGCCATTAAATATACAAACGAACATGGTGAAGTTTCTTTAAGGGGCAGCCAGTCAGAAAATCAAGTATTCTTAACGATAAAGGATACTGGTGAGGGAATGTCGGATGAATTATTAAATAGTCTATTCGAGTTACATGTTAAATCGCGTGTGGGTACAGCAGGGGAAAAAGGAACCGGGTTAGGTCTAGTTCTATGTTATGAATATGCTTCTAAGAACAACGTTAAAATCGAAGTACACAGCAAGGTAAAAGAAGGCACAACCTTTACATTAACCATTCCTAAAGCATAATCAGTTTCATTTATAGAGTTATTGGTTTTAATGATTATAAAACCAGGGAATAGTCGGGCATAATCAACAGATTTGCAGCCATAAATATCAGACTATGAGATTACCACTAATAAAACATATAGTAGAGTTTGTTGATACCCACGATGAGGACTGGATTGTTGAAACTATAGAGTTGCTTGAAAATCTTGCCGAAGCTCCTGGAATGAAAGATGAGGAGATGGAAGTAGTAGGAGAGTTACTTTCTAACCTTTATGGTGCGCTAGAGGTAAGTAAAGACATAAAAAAAGGAACAGATCGCAAAGAAGCGCTCAACGGCTTTATGAAGAGGGTGATGGGTTCTATCAATTAGCAATTGACGATGTACAATTAACAATTAATGGTATCTTATTGTGCATTGTTAATTGAAATTTGCTCATTGTTTCAAGCATACGGATCATTCAACCATTGCCAAAATCTCTTAAAGGGGTTCTTTGTAGTAAGCTTTGTTCTCTGAGGTTTTGAGGCTGCTTCTAACTCTTTTTTCTTTTTTCTCTTTTTAGCAGCCTTTTCCACTTCTTTTTGTTTTGGCTTTATATTTTGCTCGAAGTAGGCTTTTTTCTTTTCTTTTAACTTCTTTTCGCGCTCTTCTTTTTCTTTGCGTCTCTTTTTCTCCTCAAGCTTTTGTTTTTGTTCAAAAGAAAGAGGTTCTCTCTTTCTACGATTGTTCCGCTTATCGAATTTCTTATTTCTTCTAGGGCTTCGTCTATTATCAGAGTTGTCTTCTTCTTCCTTTTTCTCCTGCTTTTCTTGCTTGGGTTTAGGTTCAGGCAGGTCAATTTTACCTACAACTTTAATACCTTCTAGCTTCACCTTTTTAGCCCTCACAACATCAAAAGAAGGAATATTATCTTCCGTAATATCGTCTATGGTAATTTCTTTAATTTCCTTTTTTTCAATTACTGGCTCTTCTTTTGGCTCATCTCGTAGTTCCTCATCAACAGTACTGTCACTTTCCTCGGTAGCTTCAGCTTTTACCTCTTCGTCAGGCTCATCACTTTGCTCCTCTTCTGCTACTTCAGGCTCTAACTTTTTTAGCTCTTCTGGTTCTGTAAATACAGTTACATCAAAATGCTTGTAAAGAGCCGTTACTTGCTCCTCGGTGAGTTTGGAGTTTCCCCCTTCAGGTGTTTCAAATCCCTTTTTTGCCAAAAGTTCATTTATATCCGTCTGTGTAACCCCTAATTTTCTTGCTATTTGCGATAACCTCATTCTGACTGTAGCTAAATAAACCACAAAAATGGTCATTAACTGTTATTTAACACAATCTAACCTTAATTATTATTAGGTTTCGGGGGTATGTACATCAGGTAGGTGAATAACAAAGCAAAGACACTGTAAATACATGCCAAAATTACTATCAGTGCACTTGGATTCTTGTAGGCCAGCTTGACAAACGAGATGGAACCAATCAGACAATGTGCTAAATTTCCTATCACCAAGGGTCTACCGTAAATTCCACCGACTGTTAAATTTTTAGAATGCCAATTAACCAATCCAAAACCAAACATGAGTGAAGCAATTAAGATTGTGTGTATGTCAGATTGAGGGAGGTCAGCTACTTCGGTGATTTCATCTCCCATGAAGAGAAGCGATACGCCTACAAGGCAAAGCAATACTGAATAGGGAGTTATAATATATTTCGCAATCATAAATCCAAACTATTAAATTTTTTACCATGTTTTTTATCAATAATGATTAGTGGCTAACTAAACAGTTAAGCCTGAAATTTTATATTCCAACCATTTAAGCCTTTAGTGTGTCTTAGGGATATAGACTTAAATAAAACAAAAAAAATGAAAAGACTACCATTCATAATAATCATGATGTCATTTTTGGCATTCTCATGTTCAGATGATGATAACCCAAGTGTTTCAAAAGAATCGAAAACTTCTAACTATTCTGGAGACTTGCGATTTGAAGATGCTCTTGAAGATATTCAAGAGGGCAATGGAACATCTGATGAATTTACAATTTATAAAGTGAGTGTAGTGTCGGATAGTCTTCTTGTGGAGGTTGGGTATGCCGGTGGCTGTCAATCGCATGAGTTTGAATTGATTTGGCCTGATGCCATTATAACTATTTACCCTTACGATTTCGGTGTTATTTTAAATCACAATGCGAATGGAGATTTGTGTGAGGCATTTATTCAAGAGACACTGTTTTTTAATTTATCAGATAATCCATTGGGATTAAATGATCAATCGATTCAGGATATGAAGATTACGATTATCAATGGCAGCGACCCTGATAATGCAGTAAGTAATAAAGAATAGGTTTAGTGATGATTGAAAATTGAGCGATAGGCGGACTTTAGTTCGCCTATTTCTTTTTCGTTAAATTCTAAAGGCTGAGTTATTAGTTCTTCGCCCAGCCATGTACAGGGTTGGGAGAAAAATATGTCTTCTTTCAAATCCAGTAGCTCCTTGTATTCTCGATTAATTGGCATCGAAACGGGTAAAATAAAGTCCTTTCGATCTATCCATTCCAGAATGTGCATTACACACTGGGCAATGCCATATTTAGTTGCTGTTTCCGTCTCACGAATTTTTCTAGCTGACAGTTTAAGTTCATTCGAAATATCCTCTAATTCCTTTGCTGAAAAATAATTACTAACTGGCTGGCCATTAATGGATGAAACTGAGTAAACAGGAACCATATTGTCGCCATGCTCACCAAGTACTAATGATTCTACCTCATTGATAGGAACCTTAGCATGCTTCGAAAGGAGGTAGTTCAAACGATAAGTATCTAAACATGTGCCGCTGCCCAATACCATTAATTTATGATCATAATGCTCACTAATCCATTGAGCTACTAACTCTACAGGGTTAGTTACAGCGATAATTACAGTTTCAGCCTTAGGAGTTATTTGGGAGAATATTTCCCCAATTAATTTTTTATTCTCTTTTGCTACACTATTTCTGCTTTGTTCAATCGTATTACTATATCCAGCCGCATAAATGATGTAATCAGAATTATTTAAGGCCTTTTCATTATTAACGATAACGGTATTGTTATTAAAACTACCGGCATGAAACAAATCAAGATATCGACCATCAATTTGAGCAATATCGATCAGGTTGAGAACCGTATTTTGGTATTTCTGTAAAAGCAAACTAACTACGGTGCTACCTACTTCGCCTATGCCAATAACGCTTATAATCATATCAACTTAGCATGTGTGGTAATATACCTTTCAGGGATTTCTCCTTTGGTTGCCGTTTGGTAATCGGAGTAGCTACATGGAATGATGCAATTACGCGCATACTTATCTTTACCTTGTGGGTAAGGCACTTCTAGCCACCATTTTTCACTCAATTTACTCTTATAAAAGTTTAGAGCATCAGGATCCCCCGGCATGGAAACCACGAATTTCAGGTAGTCGTTTGTTTTAAAATTTTGCTCTTTTTTTCTGTGATAATAACCTTCAATAAAATACCAGATCATGGTTGCTACTACTGAAGCTGTCTTTTTTGACTCATCATCTTTGTCAGGATTGTAATCGTAAAACCCTGCTGAGCTAAGTTTTTCGTTAATACCTGCATACCATGTTATCTGGCAGGCTTCTTCGCCTGTTAGACCGAAGGGCTGCGCATTAGCATTGCCTGGAGCATCAGATGATTTGATGGCCGATATATCGAAAGACAGCATATCTGCATTACGAATAATTGGCTCCATTTCAGAAATATTGGAGCGTAAATGGCCAATTCGATAAGCTTCGAAATAAAGTTTTTCTAAAATATTTATTGAACTCTGATCTATTAAATAGCTCTGATACGCCAGATGGCTATAATTGAATAAATAATTAGGTTCATGTAATAATATTTTATGAATGTGTTTGTCACTTTCTGGTTCGCTTACCCCTTCTTCCATATCCAAAAAGGCATCAACATTTAACAAGCTAATCAACTTCTCCATGCCCTCATAAGCCTTGTATTGTCCATAATCAAGATCATGAGAACCGCCAATAA
This genomic window contains:
- a CDS encoding DUF6952 family protein codes for the protein MRLPLIKHIVEFVDTHDEDWIVETIELLENLAEAPGMKDEEMEVVGELLSNLYGALEVSKDIKKGTDRKEALNGFMKRVMGSIN
- a CDS encoding formimidoylglutamase; protein product: MDLKIFFSPLDEDLFSHIRSSNSFYKNIKYNIDKMPSFKGADMAIVGVNEERGTLTNKGTAKAADEIRKKLYALKKGTGKYKIVDLGNIRPGMDLDETSGRLTEVCAALIQNNVLPIIIGGSHDLDYGQYKAYEGMEKLISLLNVDAFLDMEEGVSEPESDKHIHKILLHEPNYLFNYSHLAYQSYLIDQSSINILEKLYFEAYRIGHLRSNISEMEPIIRNADMLSFDISAIKSSDAPGNANAQPFGLTGEEACQITWYAGINEKLSSAGFYDYNPDKDDESKKTASVVATMIWYFIEGYYHRKKEQNFKTNDYLKFVVSMPGDPDALNFYKSKLSEKWWLEVPYPQGKDKYARNCIIPCSYSDYQTATKGEIPERYITTHAKLI
- a CDS encoding ATP-binding protein, with protein sequence MPDSQRVKITYTLGRELVYVDDNEAMKFAKLSEQIAKEINSDIDLAYSYRIQSSIYAAQGLFSLSTEMGLKARQIFEQQGDLQGLANNHITMGNLYRLQGLHSKSAEYHRLSHNYFKANGPEYRYAITCLNYGEALYYLDSLDKAKKLLHTSIIINDKIGNELAQTFSFKAMGLIYSKEQDYDSAKYYLSKAIEISDKLGSNSQKQATLESFINLAKIYEKENNLEEELKLLKRSLMYAQNYSLSKELSNIYFRLVELYMTTKNYEYAEEYMSKYRRLSDSMKSASRSDMEGLIDAAYNSLRTNLENEYLLKEKQISEDVIAYQKKLIFTIGFLALIAAASVIFVLISFRKLKKSNTQLEIQKEQIKNKSEELEELNATKDKMFSVVSHDMRSPLHSLLAFSDLVTKHYDSMSKEEVAEMIGQLKTNVDATLKMTENLIEWAKLQMQNVKTEPVEFDLNGVLDELVSVFQSVAEQKNIVLSLEKSENSIVKADKDQLSIIIRNLLNNAIKYTNEHGEVSLRGSQSENQVFLTIKDTGEGMSDELLNSLFELHVKSRVGTAGEKGTGLGLVLCYEYASKNNVKIEVHSKVKEGTTFTLTIPKA
- a CDS encoding translation initiation factor IF-2 N-terminal domain-containing protein, whose amino-acid sequence is MTIFVVYLATVRMRLSQIARKLGVTQTDINELLAKKGFETPEGGNSKLTEEQVTALYKHFDVTVFTEPEELKKLEPEVAEEEQSDEPDEEVKAEATEESDSTVDEELRDEPKEEPVIEKKEIKEITIDDITEDNIPSFDVVRAKKVKLEGIKVVGKIDLPEPKPKQEKQEKKEEEDNSDNRRSPRRNKKFDKRNNRRKREPLSFEQKQKLEEKKRRKEKEEREKKLKEKKKAYFEQNIKPKQKEVEKAAKKRKKKKELEAASKPQRTKLTTKNPFKRFWQWLNDPYA
- a CDS encoding malate dehydrogenase, giving the protein MIISVIGIGEVGSTVVSLLLQKYQNTVLNLIDIAQIDGRYLDLFHAGSFNNNTVIVNNEKALNNSDYIIYAAGYSNTIEQSRNSVAKENKKLIGEIFSQITPKAETVIIAVTNPVELVAQWISEHYDHKLMVLGSGTCLDTYRLNYLLSKHAKVPINEVESLVLGEHGDNMVPVYSVSSINGQPVSNYFSAKELEDISNELKLSARKIRETETATKYGIAQCVMHILEWIDRKDFILPVSMPINREYKELLDLKEDIFFSQPCTWLGEELITQPLEFNEKEIGELKSAYRSIFNHH